actaaaaaaaataataagagaaaagtaaacactgaaaaatacattcgatgtatgttttaagaaaagtagtgtaggctaattatgttgtgacaatgtaatttgcaagaaaattctgacaaaaaaattaaaatgggtCACCCCTCGttgtaggtttagtgttaatgtGAAACAgagctacagacaaacatgttacagggcaagctaaataaaaccgtttaaaaagacGTGAGTTTCAAAGTGATTGAAATTCATGTACGATTCCTATCTACAATGTTTCAAATACGATGAGTGGATATATTTTTAATTACAGCATAGAACAATGCCTTCGAATGTCACCAACAACGTTCGACTACAGGTTTCCTTTCACTTCGTGTACTCAGCCTCACTTCACATCTGGTATATGTAGTTATTATCCCATTACCGTACACTTTGGACGCACGTGAGGACGAAATGCTGACTAACGTGAGCAGCATGTGCTTTTACATGGCTTGCAATATTATTGAGTTATGGGTGATGCGCGTCAAATTGTCTGTTTTTTCAACAACCGTCTGTTTACAGTTTGCATTTGTAGATGAATCGATACTTCCAATGAGCTACAGTTTTAATTCAACTCAGATGGACCACCATGGGTGATCAATCGGTGATCGCAATTAAATCACCAATATGGTCTTCTTAGCGGGAGGTTTCGGTCTAACTAACATTAACTTCGACAGATATGGAATAGATTTATTGTCTTCGAGTTAATTCCCCCAAAACAATGTTGTTTTTAGATTtactttattgaattttcatcgtTCTGTTTCAATCCACTTCGTTTATGTAAACCTCAGCACAGCAGAGGTCGTTCTAACTCTATACTTGTTCGCATGATGCAAATCGTTCTTATTGTTAGTAATACTCAAAGGTTACCTGTCTCATACACTCTTGAAGTCCACCACAAATCACCATTCTCTGAAAAGTGAAATGCTTTACATTCCTACCGATTCAGTCCCGTTAGCTTCTCGCTAATATTCCACAGCCATTCTGCCATTGCGTCATCCGTGGCATGAGCTCGCGGTTCTTTGAGCCGACAATCGCTATAGTATTTGCCGGTTTCTTTCGCAATACTGGGCTCCATTGCACAGTACAGCGTAGTTTGTGCTCCCGATTTGGCCGACTTGAAAAATACCCAGAATACTGGCTTCGCAGCAATCCTAGAATTAAAATACCCATCAAATTATAGAATGCCCATATGGTTCTAACATTGCGGTAGACGTACATCAGAAACCGATTCAAATGTCTCATCAACTCTGTATTGATCAGTCCAGGATTGAGACAGTATGTGGTCACCCCCGTCCCTCGTAACCTTCTGGCCAACCGTCGGCTGAATAAAATATTGCACAGTTTACTCTGTGAGTATGCCACCCACTCGCGGTAGTCTTTCTCGCTGTTGATATCGTTCTTATCAATGCGTCCCCACTTGTAGCCGAAGCCGGAAACCGTGACGACTCTGCTGGGAGCTGACTTCTTCAGCAGCTCTAGCAATAGATTCGTGAGCAGAAAGTGCCCCAAGTGATTGGTACCAAAATGCATCTCGAAACCCTCTTTGCTGTAGGCTTTGGGGCATGTCATCACCCCGGCGTTGTTGATTAGCACATGCAGGCGTCGTTCCATGCTGAGAAAACTGTAACGACGAATGCCACATTATTTACGTAACGAACGAACTAATACTCATTCCATACGTTTGAACAAATTTCTTAATAGACTGAAACGAGGCCAAATCAAGCTCCAAACCGAACACATTCTGGCTGCCAGATTTGTCCAGGATCTCCTGTCGAGCTTTCTCCATCCGACTGGCGTTTCGACACGCCATATACACTCGAGCACCCCGTTTGGCGCATTCCTGGAACAGATACCGGTTATTCGTAACTTTTCACGCCGCTTGTTAACGGGAAACTCACAATTGCCGCCTCCTTGCCAATGCCCGAGTTCGCCCCAGTTATGATAACCACCTTGGCGTCCAGCCGTATATCCTTGTTCTTGAACTGACCACCCTGGAAATATTTCCTGATagttaaaataaacaaacacagtTAGAGTCTTTATTACAATTTAAGCGGCGGAGGCAGGTTTGTGCTTTCGGCCTAAGAAGGATAGGAACTAGCTTAGAAGCGAATGAGTTGAGTGGAAACGGCAGGATGTGGATTGAAAGTGAGAGGCTGTGCTTTGCACTACTGGTTGGCattattttaatattgattattAGTTACAGTCACTGGTTCGATGTGAGGTTTTATTCCTGTTGACGCATTTGGACTTTGTTTCATTCATCGTTGAATAAATGGATCAGTAGAACAGGTTCTCGGCACTTTTAAGCGAATCTTATTTGGATTAGTTATATTGGCAGCTCCAGACCTACATCAACTTTGTTTTTATCTAGCCAAATTTTGGTCATTCACTATCATCTAAAAAGACAtcgacaatgcacaatggtctaggagatgcatttaagtggaaattagcatttagagcttgacagttattctctagacaaaaactgtcttagacaaaattcttactcatgatagagcgctcgtttctatgttgtcaaaaatagggtgaccaaaattgtcgatgaaataaaaaatctatcttttttatctttatagatagaggtaaacatagttcgacaatgttgtagctccaattatttgagacatctttgtagaacaaagttcttctctatctcttgaaataaccgatatagcgccttttttttaagttacgttagggtaaccatgaaaaaaactatttttttgctctaactttttatatttaaaattctacatcaaaatggtatTCGTACGACTtgtagagcttatcaataccaacattttgcgatgcagaacatgtcaatatcttattcctactcaaagttattgatggttttttacccaaaaactcatgatttcaattttaatttactcaaacacaaaaaatatcatAGTTTTGAAGATCACaaattatatagagtgaaatctgttctttcaaattccgtcaacaaacattttttatgtttgccccagaaagaatgacaaacaaatgaaaagagcatgttttttgggaagaaatatcaatttacaagttctgcatcgaaaaatgtttgtatgagtAAGCTctaaagtctttcgaagacagtttgcatgtgaaatttgaaatataaaaattagagcaaaaaacagtttttttcatggtgaccctaatgtaacttagaaaaaaggcgctatatcggttatttcaagaggtagagaaaaactttgttctacaaagatgtttcaaataattggagctacaacatcgtcgaactatgtttacctctatctaaagaaagaaagttagtttttttttatttcatcgacaattttggtcaccctatttttgacaacataaaaacgagcgctctatcatgagtaagaactttgtctaagacagtttttgtctagagaataactgtcaagctctaaatgctaatttccacttaaatgcatctcctggaccattgtgcaatgttttCATAACGTCACATGGACGAACATTTATtataatttatttcattaaatttagtgatttttaaaatgagcacaaaaaatatatttaaaaattttaagtttaaagttttttcaaacttttcggtattccagtTAATACGACGTAAAAGTACGTAATCAGTAGACCATTTCGCCATTTCAGTattgttgatttattttttaaaaaataaaaaattacttttttttcctaaatgggTACTTTAAgggtatgacaaaaaaaaaccacttcATAGTTTATTTAAatggttcccttcctactaacaatagaataaggtaaattgtaaatacatattagatgcaaggatagttttaagaattgagtgtggagtgtcagtgtgaatgagaatgtgaatgtgaatgtgagtgcgagtgtaaacacacatctccttacatcccatccttttcctaaatgtgtcacccttctaaactcgagtcgatcgcgagtaatcggttttctatttcattaaccatagaattaaggaaacaacatgttgatatatgctagttgaaatatagttaagagtttggctccattaaacttatgtaactgagcctgtaaaaataaacggattattaaaaaaaaaattatttaaaaaaaaagtgaaataagAATAAGAAATTAATAGTCAATATGATCCCGTTTGGCCTCGATAACCAACTGACAATGGAATTTGGAATACTTCAGCTCGTCCCAAGCCTTCTTCAGCGCAGCAAAATAGTTTTGCTTGTTCGTAACGTCAGTTTTGTCCACCTTGTTGTCCGAAAAAGCTCATACACTCTCAAAAGGATTCAAGTCGATGCTTTGGGGAGGTCACACCATTGGTTTGTTCCGGACCGATCGGAAGAATGCTGCTGTTTCCTTCGCAGTATGTTtcaggtcattttttttttgctggaagGTGTAGTCCTCCAGGCCCATTTTCCACATGGATTCCTTCAGGTTCTAGCACAAAAAATCGATTTAACCATCGACAGTCATAATACCATTGACCTACGCTAAGTTTTCCACCCCAGCCCACGAGAAACAGCCCACATCATGATGCTTCCACCACCGTGCTTCATAGTCGGTTGTAGTTACCGCTCCTGGAGGCCCTCGTCGTTCCTCCGCCACACTCGGAGTCGCCTATTCTTGTTAAACAACTCAAACTTGAACTCGTCTGACCAAATAACGCGCTTCCAGAACTCCAGCGGCGTGGTCTCTCATAAACTGTCGTTTTTTGACGAAGTAGTTCTTCATGTACCGTTCCACCAAGCGTTTTCCAATGGTGCGATTGGAAAGGTCCAGATCCAACCTTTCTTTGATCGCCCGAACGTTCGTTTGTGGATTTTTCTCCATTTTCCGGATGATTAGCGTGTCCGTTCTTGCATCAGTCTTACGTTTCAATCCTCTTTCCGGTCGATCGGCAAGGCTGCCGAGAATCTGATGCTTCTGAATGACCAGCTAGACCGCACCACGACTTACCCCATACTTCACGGCAATGTGTCCTTTGGACTCCTTGCGCTGGAAGTCACACACAATCTTATTTCGGACCTGTGTTAAGATTTGCTTTCCATCCATTTTCCGGAAGCTTCCCAAGCGTCAAAAACACGTCACTACGCAAGAAAAGGTGACTAATACActacgaaaattatgtttgttgcAGATGTGAACAATCAGCTGTCGAAATTGAGGGGTGCATTGATGAAGAAAACACGGTAAAACAAATACGCAAGCGGATGTTTTTATTTAGGAACATTTAGGAACATATGTAATTTTTTATTGttctgaaaaataaatcaacgaagGCAGAATGGTCTACTAATTATAtacttttacgtagtattgactgaaataccgaaaagtttgaaaaaacttttaatattgaAACTAATTGATTTCAAATGagggtggatttttttttgttctcaatAAACAttataaacaataaacattaaaaaataaaatttatgcagaaataatatctggtattttcatttttttaacacATTTTTGGAGTATATTCGAACTTATCGAACACCCTGTAAAGTGCAACAAATGAACTTCATTTTGGGTACTGAATATATTGTATTTCATTAATATAGTTAcgagcagggttgccacatttaattctgtataattttctgaaaaaaaactgtacacctgtatttttaaaaatctgtataaaaaaccTGTATCCGAAATTTGAGggaaaacaatgaaaataaaggtttattttcactttaaacttattttttttatttatgggttgttaaagtcgtgtcaatacaacaaaataaatcataaaaaaggtTTTTCACTATTGAATTATATGAtgtttttacatggttttgttgaactgcgtcttcaaattttccttcaccttcatccttgacgctcctccttgagccgatacatagttagTCTTAGTCTCGTCTCGCGTCTCGTGAGTGGTGACAATTGTCTTTACGTTAGCCAAAATTAGGtgatacatagttcttcgctttTAAAATAGAGTTCATAATTGTGggagccaaccgatttccggacattgttttgttggcactgtaaagcaaaaatattagctcaacaCATGTTgatgaatgtcatcaaaaatgtcttacaaacgactttagcaatggatacaaaaattttccatcacgccttttgacatccaacagctgggacaaAGTCCACTCAACTCACTCAATTTATGCCACATAAGATTCGACTTGAGTAGCATGAATTCGTTACCCAAGCCTTGTTTTTAACCTGGTTAGACGAATTGAGaaaattggcgcatcaaatcattaaggaATAGTAGCATGACGAAATTTGGAGGGTTTATCAAGGCTGCAGTTCTGTTTCACCAggtcaatatagaagtcacggaTAAATCGGTTTGAAGATcaacttcctagctgcatccaatcctttttcagcttcttctgcatcgataccaacgcaaacatactcaggcttcttcagaaagtcttcaaaatcattcacatcaaggtcGGCATCAAagaatcgttgcacgtagctctccaaacataagttacccaactTGAACACTAATAACGGTTTTATCTCATTACAAAGTTCCCAAAATTGAGAGCTTTCTGATTGAATAGTGCAAATGACGTTATTGATGAATTGTAGAATAAAGTTTAGGAACagtataatcggtttagtcataagatcgtttaaatgagtcgattggcggattgattatggtcatacataACTTACAATTCTATCTTACATAACTTAGGTATCTATGTATTCAATGTAATAAActtaatattcaaaattgaattttaagaaaatctgtaaattctgtatttgaaaattctgtatatacagatatTTAGATATTTGATGAACCGCATGTTTCAGTCAGGAATTTCaataatctttatatataaaagaaggattttcccacgtacgtgtaaaatattATCACAGGAGTTCTCCAGGATGATCAGATCAGCGCggtcaatatattttttgagtttgtctgttcacccaaattagaatgatagagtactttgaaaaattggaaaaattcgagaaaaagaggtacgcatatgtatgttttttcatcatttagatctattttacagatctgaacgataacatacaaactctcttgaaatatattcgttattgTTACTAACCAAAATatctagaaataaattatatggcagaacaacgtttgacgggtcagctagtgttaaaTAAATGTTGAATTTCATACGTTCAATATAATGAATGGTGATGGATATAGGTCTGGAATGCTAGCAAGGGAGAGAATATAAGAAAAAGTAACATCATACATGCACGCAGAGTAAGCCGATTTTGAttcattctttattttgtttcgtgtgaTTTTTCCAATGGAGTATTCATGCCTCGAATATTGCTGTCCACTCATTGTTGTGCTTCTCATATTTCTCATATATACTCATATTCGCGAATGAAGAAGGTCGGAGAGTTAAAAATGTTTCATCGTGTAATCTCACGATTGCATTGTTGCATTCTCTTCGcaatgattattccaagcagatacaagtgagatttataattaggtgagGAGAAATAAGTGAGTGAATTTTCCCATACTTCGTTACGAGAAAGATCCGTTGTTTACGTCCAGATATTAAATGGCTCAAGCTAACGTAGCTAACCTAGATTACAAtattcattatttatttttttatcgattGGAAATGGTTCTATGCATCTATCACGATAAAGAAAATTATTACTATTGTCCATCGTAATCCTCCGCTATCAATTCAACATACACAGTGATGCAATATGTTTCGGTTCAGACATCGCATCAAATCTATATAGGGTAAATGgccttggtttgtccaatttggggtgtttttacgcaactagtaaatgcaaatcgatttttcttcatgaaaatcacacataatcgatacgagtttgggtttgttgaaaagccccaagtctctagttgctaatactaccataaggtgttgaaattattcaaatttttatggtttttaacgattttccttaaagaagaattatgatcatggtttgaccacctctgatcatggtttgcccataaaaatgatcatggtttgtccggttttagaaatctccattattgaatgaaaacattcgaattcacaattagatgttgcatttatcattgcttgagtttactgtcatcatattgattcattcataatttaggctttcttcagaatattgccttttcttgggcattttagaagtgttcacctcaacacaatcaaggaggtctccgtagccacaatggttgcgcgttcgcttagtaagcgatcgatcgtgagttcaaaactcagggccctcattgaccatctttgtgttgttacagaatagctacgtccacgcaacaaccatcagcgatggagatcgatccacggtcgatataagatcgattcatccatacaactgctctgctctgcaagatacatcgggctgctgttctataaataaatcaacaatgatcaatcaactgtctccgctgtccggtggtctaactggataatggaagaacagaaagaatactcttacgcctaaatggctactgtgtgaatgtccCATATATGgtacagaaggaatactggcgaatggcaactgtgtaatgtgctaattatagatatgataaccatgtggcatgtacacgattaaaattcggctcctttactgctaaaatgctaatgagccttaaataaataaatgggataaaaaaacacaatcaacacagaaaaaccatacttctgctatgcgcgaagcacaccataaacaaacataaacaaactgcagcgcgccaagcggttgccatccGATAcgaatggtgagcaagcatgatgtttacaatatttataagtgttgtaatccagaaaaggtctgaatacgtgtcaaataatcatctggtgatcgattaaaagttagctcgcaatttcatttatatgtttcgaaacattcgaaggccttatttgacacaggagcgctgaattagagcattcaaaaaagtggggaaaaccatgatcatattttcgactggacaaaccaagatcatttatcctatataaaaatggattcctgtctgtctgtctgtttgatttttatggactcggaaactactgaaccgatcgacatgaaaattggcatATAGGAATTTcttgggccggggaaggttttcatgatagtttgagacccctccccttctctaagggtggggggggggtctgccatacaaatgaaacacaaatttctgcattactcgagaatttatcaatcaaatgaaaccaaattaagcatgtgGATAatttaggatacaataaatgattctatggtagttagatatACCTCCTcccctctaaggggggctgccatactaatgaaacacaaatttctgcattactcgagaattaatcaagcaaacgaaaccaaattagttatatggaggttttagggtgcaataaatgtttctatgatggttaggcactccacccccttctttTAAAGTGGGCTgtcatataaatttaaaaaaaaattctgaataactcgaaaactaataaaaaatggagccaaatttggcatgtgaagattttagggggcacgaaacatttctatggtgaatagacactcctcccctctctctaaggagagaagaggggaggggtctgtcttcattctattatattttttgtttcaaacatttattccatgtaacggagagacatgttatttgcaggtggtggaaaaatcttgaacgagaattgtgtctgaaaataatctgatattacaatgatgagtttttgtagaagtactagggatTTTTAGTAgcaggtaaattcaacggggtcgattagaagatcaatcaatgaacagttctgcgattggactcatgaacttgcgcatagtaagaaaacgtgaatgtttgaaggtattacaaacaaaataacaacaacaaaaaacaaattttgggcggtacgaagtttgctgggtcagctagtgtagaaTAAtgctggtggaacaaaatataaTCGCCGAAAACACAAATGGATCAACCCATCTTAAGTTGCTTGCATGAAACCACGGTTCTTTCAGGAGCCCTCAAAGGATTCACTGAAGATTTATTACATAAAA
The Toxorhynchites rutilus septentrionalis strain SRP chromosome 2, ASM2978413v1, whole genome shotgun sequence genome window above contains:
- the LOC129770285 gene encoding retinol dehydrogenase 12-like isoform X4; protein product: MTKIWLDKNKVDGGQFKNKDIRLDAKVVIITGANSGIGKEAAIECAKRGARVYMACRNASRMEKARQEILDKSGSQNVFGLELDLASFQSIKKFVQTFLSMERRLHVLINNAGVMTCPKAYSKEGFEMHFGTNHLGHFLLTNLLLELLKKSAPSRVVTVSGFGYKWGRIDKNDINSEKDYREWVAYSQSKLCNILFSRRLARRLRGTGVTTYCLNPGLINTELMRHLNRFLMIAAKPVFWVFFKSAKSGAQTTLYCAMEPSIAKETGKYYSDCRLKEPRAHATDDAMAEWLWNISEKLTGLNR
- the LOC129770285 gene encoding retinol dehydrogenase 12-like isoform X2; amino-acid sequence: MAQKHDDEFMIVSICLAGGILTFALIYFVRKYFQGGQFKNKDIRLDAKVVIITGANSGIGKEAAIECAKRGARVYMACRNASRMEKARQEILDKSGSQNVFGLELDLASFQSIKKFVQTFLSMERRLHVLINNAGVMTCPKAYSKEGFEMHFGTNHLGHFLLTNLLLELLKKSAPSRVVTVSGFGYKWGRIDKNDINSEKDYREWVAYSQSKLCNILFSRRLARRLRGTGVTTYCLNPGLINTELMRHLNRFLMIAAKPVFWVFFKSAKSGAQTTLYCAMEPSIAKETGKYYSDCRLKEPRAHATDDAMAEWLWNISEKLTGLNR
- the LOC129770285 gene encoding retinol dehydrogenase 12-like isoform X1, whose translation is MNSWNLNLIWNTRSEETTGNQDYALSAQMAQKHDDEFMIVSICLAGGILTFALIYFVRKYFQGGQFKNKDIRLDAKVVIITGANSGIGKEAAIECAKRGARVYMACRNASRMEKARQEILDKSGSQNVFGLELDLASFQSIKKFVQTFLSMERRLHVLINNAGVMTCPKAYSKEGFEMHFGTNHLGHFLLTNLLLELLKKSAPSRVVTVSGFGYKWGRIDKNDINSEKDYREWVAYSQSKLCNILFSRRLARRLRGTGVTTYCLNPGLINTELMRHLNRFLMIAAKPVFWVFFKSAKSGAQTTLYCAMEPSIAKETGKYYSDCRLKEPRAHATDDAMAEWLWNISEKLTGLNR
- the LOC129770285 gene encoding retinol dehydrogenase 12-like isoform X3, producing MKQSPNASTGIKPHIEPVTGGQFKNKDIRLDAKVVIITGANSGIGKEAAIECAKRGARVYMACRNASRMEKARQEILDKSGSQNVFGLELDLASFQSIKKFVQTFLSMERRLHVLINNAGVMTCPKAYSKEGFEMHFGTNHLGHFLLTNLLLELLKKSAPSRVVTVSGFGYKWGRIDKNDINSEKDYREWVAYSQSKLCNILFSRRLARRLRGTGVTTYCLNPGLINTELMRHLNRFLMIAAKPVFWVFFKSAKSGAQTTLYCAMEPSIAKETGKYYSDCRLKEPRAHATDDAMAEWLWNISEKLTGLNR